The Staphylococcus sp. KG4-3 genome window below encodes:
- a CDS encoding 2,3-butanediol dehydrogenase — protein MKAAVWYGQKDVRVEDRKSKELQDNEVKVKVSWAGICGTDLHEYLEGPIFISTDKPDPFLGQKAPVTLGHEFAGVVEDIGSKVTKFNKGDRVVINPTVSNREKEENIDLYDGYSFIGLGSDGGFAEFTNAPEENVYKLPDNVSDKEGALVEPTAVAVQAIKEGEVLFGDTVAIFGAGPIGLLTTIAAKAAGASKIFVFDLSEERLNKAKAVGATYTINSGESNPSDIISEYTDNGVDVAFEVAGVAPTLKSAIDVTKARGTVVIVSIFGHPIEWNPMQLTNTGVKLTSTIAYTPTTFQQTIDLINEGNLKVKDVVTDEIELNDIVKSGFEQLVNDKSQAKILVKL, from the coding sequence ATGAAAGCAGCAGTTTGGTATGGTCAAAAGGATGTACGAGTTGAAGATCGAAAATCTAAAGAGTTACAAGATAATGAGGTTAAAGTTAAAGTATCTTGGGCTGGCATTTGTGGTACAGATTTACATGAATACTTAGAAGGCCCTATATTTATTTCAACAGATAAACCAGACCCGTTCCTTGGCCAAAAAGCACCCGTTACATTAGGACACGAATTTGCAGGCGTAGTAGAAGATATTGGTTCTAAGGTTACAAAATTTAATAAAGGCGATCGTGTTGTCATTAATCCTACAGTTTCAAATCGTGAAAAAGAAGAAAATATTGACCTTTATGATGGTTATTCATTTATAGGATTAGGTTCTGATGGCGGATTTGCAGAATTTACAAACGCCCCAGAAGAGAATGTTTATAAATTACCAGATAATGTTTCTGATAAAGAAGGTGCCCTTGTAGAACCAACGGCTGTTGCAGTTCAAGCAATTAAAGAAGGCGAAGTTCTATTTGGCGATACTGTTGCTATTTTTGGTGCAGGGCCAATCGGTTTATTAACAACTATAGCAGCCAAAGCAGCTGGTGCTAGCAAAATATTTGTTTTCGATTTATCGGAGGAGCGACTTAATAAAGCTAAAGCAGTAGGTGCTACTTATACGATAAACTCTGGTGAATCAAACCCAAGTGATATTATTAGTGAATACACTGATAATGGCGTTGATGTAGCATTTGAAGTAGCTGGTGTAGCACCAACCCTTAAATCTGCCATAGACGTTACTAAAGCAAGAGGCACAGTTGTTATAGTTTCTATATTCGGACATCCCATCGAGTGGAATCCAATGCAGTTAACTAATACAGGAGTAAAACTTACTTCTACAATTGCTTATACACCTACTACATTTCAGCAAACAATAGACTTAATCAACGAAGGCAATTTAAAAGTGAAAGATGTAGTTACTGATGAGATTGAGTTAAATGATATTGTAAAGTCAGGCTTTGAACAACTTGTAAATGATAAATCACAAGCAAAAATTCTCGTTAAATTATAA
- a CDS encoding SDR family oxidoreductase, with amino-acid sequence MGKFNSLKDKVIVITGGAKNLGGLLSTEYAKDGAKLVIHHHDEKSLDDARETLSKVEELGGEATLFSGDLTKVSNIEALFQHAEKTFGKVDIAINTVGKVLKKPIAETTEEEFDSMADINSKSAYFFIKYAEKSMNNDGKIITLATSLLAAYTGLYSTYAGEKAPVEHYTRAASKEFMDRGISVNAVAPGPMDTPFFYPQEGEDAVEFHKSQALHNQLTKIEDIAPIITFLTLDGWWINGQTLFANGGYTTR; translated from the coding sequence ATGGGTAAATTTAATAGTTTGAAAGACAAAGTTATAGTTATTACAGGTGGGGCAAAAAATCTAGGTGGACTATTAAGTACGGAATATGCGAAAGATGGGGCAAAATTAGTTATTCATCATCATGACGAGAAGTCTTTAGATGATGCAAGAGAAACACTTTCAAAAGTAGAAGAATTAGGTGGAGAAGCTACATTATTTTCTGGAGATTTAACTAAAGTAAGTAATATTGAAGCCTTATTTCAACATGCGGAGAAGACATTTGGAAAAGTCGATATTGCAATTAATACCGTAGGAAAAGTTCTTAAGAAACCCATAGCAGAAACGACTGAAGAAGAGTTTGACAGTATGGCAGACATTAATTCAAAATCAGCGTATTTCTTTATCAAATATGCGGAAAAGTCTATGAACAATGATGGAAAAATCATTACACTTGCGACTTCGTTACTTGCAGCTTACACTGGCTTATATTCAACATATGCAGGCGAAAAAGCACCAGTTGAGCATTATACACGTGCAGCGTCAAAAGAGTTTATGGACAGAGGGATATCTGTTAATGCTGTAGCGCCAGGTCCAATGGATACGCCATTCTTCTATCCTCAAGAGGGGGAAGATGCTGTTGAATTCCACAAATCTCAAGCACTCCATAATCAACTTACAAAAATTGAAGATATTGCACCAATTATTACTTTCTTAACTTTAGATGGTTGGTGGATAAATGGACAAACATTATTCGCTAATGGTGGATATACGACACGTTAA
- a CDS encoding MerR family transcriptional regulator, translating into MQVKQVAENLGLSEHTIRYYDKAGLFPFVSRDKNGYRDFSKEDLYWIEFIKCMRQTHMPVSKLKEIAELYHQGSSTKMKRKDIFLEHQKNLIDQKGLINKGLQTLEEKFKLLDEE; encoded by the coding sequence ATGCAAGTTAAACAAGTAGCTGAAAATTTAGGTTTAAGTGAACATACGATTCGATATTACGATAAAGCTGGGCTATTTCCATTTGTTTCAAGAGATAAAAATGGTTATAGAGATTTTTCAAAAGAAGATTTATATTGGATTGAATTTATAAAGTGTATGAGACAAACACATATGCCTGTATCAAAGTTAAAAGAAATTGCTGAATTATATCATCAAGGTAGTTCAACTAAAATGAAACGTAAAGATATATTTTTAGAGCATCAAAAAAATTTAATAGACCAAAAAGGATTAATAAACAAAGGTCTCCAAACATTGGAAGAGAAGTTCAAACTATTAGATGAAGAATAA
- a CDS encoding low temperature requirement protein A, which produces MEKKEVSMTELFFDLIFVYILSTINQTAEGISHNLMSLEELGKSFMLFLVFFSIWVYRTLLVNRFFNQKWYQYIFVFIDMYLIVILSKAINGDFQQTFIPFVLMSALIYLSIFIQYFLNYKFGNAQVDKKLVLAYTTGLLLSITFSIISIILPSTVNFWVYFIGILIVAVFPLLFYKISYQNPIFFNHLTERLSLLVILLFGEGLVLLIQNIELTQLNILYMLCFAFITCLFIVYVYHYKTTDKNTTNKTGFTTIYVHLLLIFSLDMLFLIMNKLLSHEHLNIFEIYGFILFLILFIASLLTNIYTHKKEEA; this is translated from the coding sequence ATGGAAAAGAAAGAAGTCAGTATGACAGAATTATTTTTTGATTTAATATTTGTTTATATCTTATCAACAATTAACCAAACAGCAGAAGGTATTTCACATAACTTAATGTCTTTAGAAGAACTGGGAAAAAGCTTTATGCTTTTTCTTGTATTCTTCTCCATATGGGTTTATCGTACACTTTTAGTTAATAGATTTTTTAATCAAAAATGGTATCAATATATTTTTGTATTTATAGATATGTATCTAATAGTTATATTATCTAAAGCGATAAATGGTGATTTCCAACAAACATTTATACCGTTTGTCTTAATGTCAGCCTTGATATATTTAAGTATTTTCATACAATATTTCTTAAATTATAAATTTGGCAATGCGCAAGTAGATAAGAAATTGGTTTTAGCCTATACGACTGGCTTATTGTTATCAATTACTTTTTCTATAATATCTATAATATTACCATCCACGGTTAATTTTTGGGTATATTTTATAGGGATTCTTATTGTAGCTGTATTTCCACTACTCTTTTATAAAATTTCATATCAAAACCCTATATTTTTTAATCATTTGACTGAACGATTAAGCTTATTAGTAATATTATTATTTGGCGAAGGACTCGTTTTATTAATACAAAATATTGAGTTAACACAATTGAATATTTTGTATATGTTGTGTTTTGCCTTTATTACATGCTTGTTTATTGTATACGTTTACCACTATAAAACGACTGACAAAAACACAACAAATAAAACTGGTTTCACAACAATTTATGTACATTTGTTATTAATATTCTCATTAGATATGTTGTTTCTGATAATGAATAAGCTATTATCTCATGAACACTTAAACATATTTGAAATATATGGTTTTATACTATTTTTGATTCTATTTATAGCTAGTTTATTAACTAATATATACACTCATAAGAAAGAAGAAGCATAA
- a CDS encoding type 1 glutamine amidotransferase domain-containing protein, with protein sequence MMANIAVLVTDQFEDIELTSPEEALKNEGHTLTIISEDNKQIITGKHGTEYKVDQSIEDAIPSEFDGILLPGGFSPDLLRSDEKGEFGLFTKHFLEEDKPSFAICHGPQLLIDTDLIKGKELTSFISVRKDLENAGAKILEQPVVIDGNLITSRTPDDLNEFNNAILNSLK encoded by the coding sequence ATTATGGCGAATATAGCTGTATTGGTTACTGATCAATTTGAGGATATTGAATTAACTAGTCCTGAAGAAGCTTTGAAAAATGAAGGGCATACTTTAACAATTATCAGTGAGGATAACAAACAAATTATAACAGGTAAGCATGGTACGGAATATAAAGTTGATCAAAGTATTGAAGACGCGATTCCTTCAGAATTTGATGGCATACTGTTACCTGGAGGATTTTCTCCAGATTTATTACGTTCTGATGAAAAAGGTGAATTCGGTTTATTTACTAAACACTTTTTAGAAGAAGACAAACCTTCTTTTGCTATTTGTCATGGTCCGCAGCTACTAATAGATACTGATTTAATTAAAGGGAAAGAACTTACAAGTTTTATTTCGGTTAGGAAGGATTTAGAAAATGCGGGGGCAAAAATTTTAGAACAGCCAGTAGTGATTGATGGAAATTTAATTACTAGTAGAACGCCAGATGATCTCAATGAGTTTAATAATGCAATTTTAAATTCATTGAAATAG
- a CDS encoding helix-turn-helix domain-containing protein yields MRDMNIREDVKQRLENGDYSCSKEYTLSIISGKWKIVILYHLGHEGAYHFNELMRLLPKITHRILTKQLRELEEDGVIYRYNETINHRQYTFYVLTSIGESLMFIIDAMYDWGERRIEELKLTPKYNISEKQE; encoded by the coding sequence ATGAGAGATATGAATATAAGAGAGGACGTAAAACAAAGGCTAGAAAATGGAGATTATAGCTGTTCAAAAGAATATACACTTTCAATTATCAGTGGAAAATGGAAAATAGTTATTTTATACCATTTAGGACATGAAGGTGCTTATCATTTCAATGAGTTAATGCGTTTATTACCTAAAATTACACATCGTATATTAACTAAGCAGTTGAGAGAATTGGAGGAAGATGGAGTTATTTATAGGTATAATGAAACAATTAACCACCGCCAATATACCTTTTATGTTTTGACTTCAATAGGTGAAAGCTTAATGTTTATTATCGATGCAATGTATGATTGGGGAGAGCGTCGAATAGAAGAGTTAAAATTAACACCTAAATATAATATTTCAGAAAAACAAGAATAA
- a CDS encoding helix-turn-helix domain-containing protein, with product MIEFKNQSFNCEKELALNIIGGKWKLMIVWELLREEPLRLNQIEKAIPNAHQRVLINQLKELEKDGLITRTIYPVMPPKVDYRLTELGKSLKPLAEELYNWGIYLYNHGEKEG from the coding sequence TTGATAGAATTTAAAAATCAAAGTTTTAATTGCGAAAAAGAACTTGCATTAAATATTATTGGTGGGAAATGGAAACTTATGATTGTATGGGAGTTATTACGAGAAGAACCATTACGCTTAAATCAAATTGAAAAAGCTATTCCAAACGCACATCAACGTGTATTAATAAATCAGCTAAAAGAATTGGAAAAAGATGGACTTATTACACGTACCATTTATCCAGTTATGCCACCTAAAGTAGATTATAGACTAACTGAATTAGGAAAATCTCTAAAACCATTAGCAGAAGAATTGTATAACTGGGGCATTTATTTATATAATCATGGAGAAAAAGAGGGATAA
- the aldA gene encoding aldehyde dehydrogenase: MNELFINGQFVESNSTNQFEVINPVTEEIIDTVTLANENDTKKAIQGAKEAQLKWEKVNIVKRAKIVQDLAEQLEKNKNELAGIYVKEQGKPLYAAIGEIEKSIEYINYMCSLARKNNGEVLQSEVENETIILTKKPVGNTAGIIPWNAPIFVLMRKLIPALVTGCSIVIKPSEETPFGAFKIAEYIQKTDIPNGLVQIITGTGSEVGNLLSQSEDIDLISITGSTGAGKSVMASAANNVKGVNLELGGKAPAIVTKNADIEKAASYIVQARINNSGQVCTCPERIYVSKDIFDEFITLVKDKMNKVQPGDPYDKDTTMGPIINHKQLDAINEKVQTAVAEGAIIELGGNIIDRKGFFYEPTILTNLSKDSIVMKEEIFGPVLPIVSFENFEEVLDEANNSDYGLSSYIFTENLKEAMLASERLKFGEVYVNCEAEEAIVGYHAGWRQSGLGGADGVNGFEEYLNTTVTYIRYE, translated from the coding sequence ATGAATGAATTATTTATAAATGGTCAATTTGTAGAAAGTAATTCTACAAATCAATTCGAAGTTATTAACCCAGTTACAGAGGAAATAATCGATACAGTTACTTTAGCAAACGAAAATGATACTAAAAAAGCAATCCAGGGTGCTAAAGAGGCACAATTGAAATGGGAAAAGGTTAATATTGTAAAAAGAGCTAAAATTGTTCAGGATTTAGCTGAGCAATTAGAAAAAAATAAAAATGAATTGGCTGGAATTTATGTTAAAGAACAAGGTAAACCATTATATGCAGCCATAGGTGAAATAGAGAAATCTATTGAGTATATTAATTACATGTGTAGTTTAGCTAGAAAAAATAATGGGGAAGTTTTACAAAGTGAAGTAGAAAACGAGACAATTATATTAACAAAAAAACCTGTAGGTAATACTGCTGGTATCATTCCTTGGAATGCGCCTATTTTTGTTTTAATGCGAAAACTTATTCCAGCTTTAGTTACTGGTTGTTCTATTGTTATAAAACCAAGTGAAGAGACACCCTTTGGCGCGTTTAAAATTGCTGAATATATCCAAAAGACTGACATTCCAAATGGTTTAGTCCAAATCATAACAGGAACAGGTTCAGAAGTTGGTAACTTATTATCACAAAGTGAAGACATTGACCTCATCTCAATTACAGGTAGTACTGGTGCCGGTAAATCAGTTATGGCAAGTGCAGCAAATAATGTAAAAGGCGTGAACTTGGAACTTGGCGGTAAAGCACCTGCAATTGTTACAAAGAATGCCGATATTGAAAAAGCAGCTAGTTATATTGTTCAAGCAAGAATTAATAACAGTGGTCAAGTATGTACATGTCCGGAACGTATCTATGTATCCAAAGATATCTTTGATGAATTTATAACACTCGTTAAAGACAAAATGAATAAAGTTCAACCTGGAGATCCCTATGATAAAGATACGACAATGGGTCCTATTATTAATCATAAACAATTAGACGCTATAAACGAAAAAGTACAAACTGCAGTAGCTGAAGGCGCCATAATAGAATTAGGTGGAAACATCATAGATAGAAAAGGATTTTTCTACGAACCAACAATTTTAACCAATCTTTCCAAAGATTCTATCGTTATGAAAGAAGAAATTTTTGGCCCTGTACTTCCAATCGTAAGTTTTGAAAACTTTGAAGAAGTATTAGATGAAGCAAACAATTCTGATTATGGCCTTTCTTCTTATATTTTTACAGAAAATCTAAAAGAAGCAATGCTAGCAAGTGAAAGACTAAAATTCGGCGAAGTTTATGTTAACTGTGAAGCCGAAGAAGCTATTGTTGGTTATCATGCAGGATGGCGTCAATCAGGACTTGGTGGTGCAGATGGTGTGAATGGTTTTGAAGAATATTTAAATACGACTGTAACCTATATTCGTTATGAGTAG
- a CDS encoding AEC family transporter — translation MITTVIDQCLILLIFLIIGFLCSRKNWIHKKHLSSLSNLLTNIVLPAAILTSFNVNIAAYNLNFFVTIICISLFLVAFPFLLSKLLVSFTHMELALKKVWIGCCTYSNILFIGIPIIGTLYDEKGLFILVIYNTISNLFLFTLGIKLYKNDINFKSIGLSLLSPALLASFLGILLLILNVSLPKTLTTALNELGSMTAPLSMIITGALFGLINIKKFMVSKNIYIFCFVRLIVIPGLVFVILNTFITDKVILGVMILSAGMPAGATNTSLATIYSDKGPETSQYVVMSSILCIITLPILMYVLSL, via the coding sequence ATGATAACTACAGTTATAGATCAATGTTTAATACTATTAATATTCCTCATCATTGGTTTTCTATGTAGCAGAAAAAATTGGATTCATAAAAAACATCTGAGCAGTTTATCGAATTTATTAACTAATATTGTATTACCAGCAGCTATATTAACTAGCTTTAACGTTAATATAGCTGCTTATAATTTGAATTTCTTTGTTACAATCATTTGTATCAGCCTATTCTTAGTAGCTTTTCCCTTTCTTCTTTCTAAATTGCTTGTTTCCTTCACTCACATGGAACTAGCACTGAAAAAGGTCTGGATTGGCTGTTGCACATACTCAAATATACTATTTATAGGGATTCCTATTATAGGTACACTATACGATGAAAAAGGCTTATTTATACTTGTCATTTACAATACAATATCTAATTTATTTTTATTTACATTAGGTATAAAATTATATAAAAATGATATTAACTTTAAATCTATAGGCCTATCACTATTAAGTCCTGCACTTTTAGCTTCTTTTTTAGGCATCTTACTATTGATATTAAATGTTTCATTACCTAAAACATTAACTACTGCACTGAATGAATTGGGGAGTATGACTGCTCCTTTATCTATGATTATTACAGGTGCCTTGTTTGGGTTAATCAATATTAAAAAATTTATGGTCTCCAAAAATATCTATATTTTTTGTTTTGTACGTCTTATCGTGATACCTGGGCTTGTATTTGTAATTTTAAATACGTTTATAACAGATAAAGTTATTTTAGGTGTGATGATACTTTCTGCAGGGATGCCTGCCGGCGCTACCAATACATCCTTAGCAACCATATATTCTGATAAGGGGCCTGAAACTTCTCAATATGTGGTTATGTCTTCCATACTATGCATCATAACATTACCTATTTTAATGTATGTATTGTCATTGTAA
- a CDS encoding type I toxin-antitoxin system Fst family toxin, whose amino-acid sequence MLDNFVHITTTAASGCIVALFAHWLRNRNDKKK is encoded by the coding sequence ATGCTTGATAACTTTGTTCACATCACGACCACGGCAGCGAGTGGTTGTATCGTAGCGTTATTTGCGCATTGGTTACGCAATCGCAACGATAAGAAAAAATAG
- a CDS encoding parM protein — translation MSNIHVMALDFGNGFVKGRINDENFVIPSRIGYKSNNDKQLEGFINSEIDVSEFVINDDYENIILFGKDLDKTTSTGKDTASTNNRYIYQSFEDLVECSIGLLARELPEEEIDVVIATGMPSNEIDSKSQAQFEEILRRNRSITIDGITKVVNVQDIKIIAQPMGTLLDLHMENGKVFKSFTEGKYSVLDFGSGTTIIDTYQNLKRVEEESFVINKGMIDFYKRIATHVSKEADGASITPRMIEQGMEYKQCKVNSRLTVDFVDYFIEEQEKIIQEVMSRFETVVGNINSIDRIIVTGGGSAVHFDSLSYYYPDVFEKVENSQLSNVRGYEKLGELLKDKVEQEVDRFEQTRN, via the coding sequence ATGTCAAATATTCATGTAATGGCTTTAGATTTTGGAAATGGTTTTGTAAAAGGAAGAATTAATGATGAAAATTTTGTAATCCCCTCGCGCATTGGTTATAAATCAAATAATGATAAACAATTAGAGGGTTTTATTAATAGCGAAATAGATGTTAGTGAATTTGTTATTAACGACGATTATGAAAATATAATATTATTTGGTAAAGATTTAGACAAGACAACAAGCACGGGTAAAGATACTGCATCAACTAATAATAGATACATATATCAATCTTTTGAAGATTTAGTTGAATGCTCCATCGGTTTACTTGCAAGGGAACTACCTGAAGAAGAGATAGATGTTGTCATCGCAACAGGTATGCCTAGTAACGAAATAGATTCTAAAAGCCAGGCTCAATTTGAGGAAATATTAAGGAGAAATAGGTCTATAACAATAGATGGTATAACTAAAGTAGTTAATGTTCAAGATATTAAAATCATCGCACAACCTATGGGGACTTTATTAGATTTACATATGGAAAATGGAAAAGTCTTTAAATCTTTCACAGAAGGTAAGTATAGTGTTTTAGATTTTGGTAGTGGGACAACAATTATAGATACATATCAAAACCTAAAACGTGTAGAGGAAGAAAGTTTTGTTATTAATAAAGGTATGATTGATTTTTATAAGCGTATTGCTACACATGTTAGTAAAGAAGCTGATGGTGCTTCAATAACACCAAGAATGATTGAACAGGGGATGGAATATAAACAATGTAAGGTGAATTCGAGACTAACAGTTGATTTTGTGGATTATTTTATAGAAGAACAAGAAAAAATTATACAGGAAGTTATGAGTAGATTTGAAACAGTGGTAGGTAATATTAATTCTATAGACAGAATTATAGTGACTGGTGGCGGTTCAGCTGTTCATTTTGATTCATTGAGTTATTATTATCCAGATGTTTTTGAAAAGGTTGAAAACAGTCAGCTTAGTAATGTACGTGGTTACGAAAAATTGGGGGAACTACTGAAAGATAAGGTAGAACAAGAGGTTGATCGCTTTGAGCAAACAAGAAACTAA
- the fabF gene encoding beta-ketoacyl-ACP synthase II: MNGIQRVVVTGIGALTPLGNDAKTTWINTLNGVNGIDKIKRFNTQPYNVHLAGELKEFNINDYISKKESRRMDRFTQYAVVAAREAVKDSNLNINEHNAENIGVWIGSGMGGVETLEKTHSTLKYKGAKRVSPFCIPMLIPDIATGQVSIDLGVKGPNGATVTACATGTNSIGEAFRIIQRGDADAMVTGGTEAPITEIGIAGFSASHALSINNDAETACRPFQKERDGFVIGEGAGILVIESLKSAQSRNAKIYAEVVGYGSTGDSYHITAPAIEGEGGARAIQAAIEDAQIEAKDIQYLNAHGTSTPLGDFTEVQAIKKVFGEAFKSLKVSSTKSMMGHSFGATGAIEAIFSILSIRDSKLPPTINATKPDLDCDINLVANEYENLNVTYAMSNSLGFGGHNAVLLFKKYNEK; the protein is encoded by the coding sequence ATGAACGGAATTCAGCGTGTGGTAGTTACAGGTATTGGGGCCCTTACGCCTCTAGGTAATGATGCTAAGACCACTTGGATAAATACGTTAAATGGAGTTAATGGTATCGATAAAATAAAACGATTTAATACTCAACCGTATAATGTACACTTAGCCGGTGAATTGAAAGAATTTAATATAAATGATTACATATCTAAGAAAGAATCTAGGCGTATGGATCGTTTTACACAATATGCAGTTGTAGCAGCTCGAGAAGCTGTTAAAGATTCTAATTTAAATATTAACGAGCATAATGCAGAAAATATAGGCGTATGGATTGGTTCAGGTATGGGTGGTGTAGAAACTTTAGAGAAAACTCATAGTACTTTAAAATATAAAGGTGCAAAACGTGTGAGTCCTTTTTGTATACCTATGCTTATACCTGATATAGCGACTGGGCAAGTTTCAATTGATTTAGGTGTTAAAGGACCGAACGGTGCTACTGTAACTGCATGTGCTACAGGTACAAACTCCATCGGTGAAGCATTTAGGATTATTCAACGTGGGGATGCTGACGCTATGGTTACTGGCGGGACAGAAGCACCAATTACCGAAATTGGTATTGCTGGTTTTAGTGCAAGTCATGCTTTATCCATAAATAATGATGCTGAAACTGCATGCCGCCCTTTTCAGAAGGAAAGAGATGGTTTTGTTATAGGAGAAGGAGCAGGTATTTTAGTTATTGAATCTTTAAAGTCAGCACAATCAAGAAACGCTAAAATTTATGCGGAAGTCGTTGGTTATGGGTCAACAGGGGATAGCTATCACATTACAGCTCCAGCTATTGAAGGAGAAGGAGGTGCTCGTGCAATACAAGCAGCAATAGAAGATGCACAAATAGAAGCTAAAGATATTCAATACTTAAATGCTCACGGTACAAGTACTCCATTGGGAGATTTTACAGAGGTACAAGCTATAAAAAAAGTTTTCGGTGAAGCCTTTAAATCTTTAAAAGTAAGCTCTACTAAGTCGATGATGGGGCATTCATTTGGTGCTACTGGAGCTATTGAGGCAATATTTTCTATTTTATCTATTAGAGATAGTAAGCTTCCTCCAACTATCAATGCTACAAAACCTGATTTAGATTGCGATATTAACTTGGTTGCTAATGAGTATGAGAATTTAAATGTTACGTATGCTATGAGTAACAGTCTTGGTTTTGGTGGACATAATGCTGTCCTGTTATTTAAAAAATATAATGAAAAATAG
- a CDS encoding type I toxin-antitoxin system Fst family toxin, with translation MIDILVNIMTTAASGCIVTFFAYWLRKRDDK, from the coding sequence ATGATAGATATTCTTGTTAACATCATGACCACGGCAGCAAGTGGTTGCATTGTCACATTCTTTGCGTATTGGCTTCGCAAACGTGATGATAAGTAA
- a CDS encoding MFS transporter: MKKNKLIFVAVIIAYTAYYFLRKNFSVAIPYLQDQIPQDKLGLIMSAVSLAYGFSNLLMGFLTDYINPKKFLIFGLLISVLANLIFGFSPLGDYEIAMFILMFINGLAQGIGYPTSIKIITNYAQTNKQQNTVITLWSMGQNIGGGLMSPLATSGIVLISLLNISIISSYKGIFIFPAIICLILTCICLIFIYISRDKGVLSKELPNETQKFSMKQVRQNMFDLMKDNIFILLIFINIIAYFIRYAILDWSPTILHHNKHMNSNYASILYMLYEWSGIIGTFIFSMFIKKYKSKWHPLVTAIFIALILISTSLYFYTNFDNKLLDSLIFIIIGMLIYGPLLYVNVETMNTLPSQYIGAAIGILGFGGNVIGAFSANAAVGYLMSFSFHYMCLFILLLEAIGILLCFILFNKKQSSYST, encoded by the coding sequence ATGAAAAAAAATAAACTGATTTTTGTTGCAGTTATCATTGCTTATACAGCATATTATTTTTTAAGAAAAAATTTTTCTGTAGCTATTCCTTATTTGCAAGATCAAATACCTCAAGATAAATTAGGTTTAATTATGTCTGCTGTCTCATTAGCTTATGGTTTCAGCAATCTCTTAATGGGCTTTTTGACTGATTATATTAATCCGAAAAAATTTTTGATTTTTGGACTTTTGATTAGTGTCTTAGCTAATTTAATTTTTGGTTTTAGTCCACTAGGAGATTATGAAATAGCTATGTTTATACTTATGTTTATCAATGGTTTAGCGCAAGGGATTGGATATCCTACTTCAATTAAAATAATCACAAATTATGCGCAAACCAATAAACAACAAAATACTGTTATTACACTTTGGAGTATGGGTCAAAATATCGGTGGTGGTCTTATGTCACCACTGGCAACTTCAGGAATTGTTCTGATTAGTTTACTTAATATATCTATTATAAGTTCCTATAAGGGTATATTTATCTTTCCTGCTATAATATGTTTGATCTTAACTTGTATATGTTTAATCTTTATATATATTTCAAGAGATAAAGGGGTTTTGTCCAAGGAGCTTCCGAATGAAACGCAAAAATTCAGCATGAAGCAAGTTAGACAAAATATGTTTGATTTAATGAAAGATAATATATTTATTCTACTTATATTCATAAATATCATAGCGTATTTTATTAGATATGCTATCTTAGATTGGAGTCCAACAATTTTACATCATAATAAACATATGAACTCTAATTATGCTTCAATTTTATATATGCTTTATGAGTGGTCTGGAATTATAGGAACCTTTATATTTTCAATGTTTATTAAAAAGTATAAAAGTAAATGGCATCCTCTTGTCACAGCTATATTTATAGCGTTAATTTTAATATCGACTTCCTTATATTTTTATACAAATTTTGATAATAAACTATTAGATTCATTGATTTTTATTATTATAGGTATGCTCATTTATGGGCCGTTATTGTATGTTAATGTAGAAACAATGAATACTTTACCTTCTCAATATATAGGAGCGGCGATAGGGATTTTAGGTTTCGGTGGCAATGTTATAGGTGCATTTTCGGCCAATGCAGCTGTGGGTTATTTAATGAGTTTTTCTTTTCATTATATGTGTTTATTTATTCTACTTTTAGAGGCTATAGGAATTCTATTATGCTTTATTTTATTCAATAAAAAACAAAGTAGTTATTCCACATAA